One Akkermansiaceae bacterium genomic region harbors:
- a CDS encoding FtsW/RodA/SpoVE family cell cycle protein has protein sequence MTPLLRKILGMNWLLVLTMLALAIFGVYAIESAARHLPNGGGYYASRQKLWIIGGCAVFFITALIDYRWIRWLGIPMYLAGLALMVVAMFKGTEVHQINIGALSFQPTQLGIAGGIVLMGSLLQDLPRWHAFFKLPFVRVGIIAVLSGVPFLIVVAMGDMGSAMVWLPVTVVIMFASGIPYRYLLLMMIVGFGCVALAYFVVLPKASERGAGRIELYLAMLDGREVDINGDAYAPYWVSTAIGKAGWKGIGSNASSERGSLHDKKYIPWKTAHNDFIFAVIGEEQGFRGSLMLLTGYAMLLIQCLFIAFYSRDSSGRIIAAAVVALLFAHIFENIGMCVLMTPITGIPLPLVSYSGTFVLMVMFLLGLVQSVWIHRNAELGDAVEAPGRSVRKFL, from the coding sequence ATGACTCCACTACTGCGGAAAATACTGGGAATGAACTGGCTGCTGGTATTAACCATGCTGGCGCTGGCTATCTTTGGCGTCTATGCCATCGAGAGTGCCGCCAGGCACCTGCCTAACGGCGGGGGCTACTATGCCAGTCGACAGAAACTGTGGATCATCGGAGGTTGCGCCGTTTTTTTTATCACGGCACTGATTGACTACCGCTGGATCAGGTGGCTTGGCATACCGATGTACCTTGCGGGCCTGGCTCTGATGGTGGTGGCGATGTTCAAGGGGACGGAAGTCCACCAGATTAATATCGGAGCGCTTTCCTTTCAACCAACCCAGTTGGGTATTGCGGGGGGGATCGTTCTGATGGGGTCATTACTTCAGGATTTGCCGCGCTGGCACGCCTTTTTCAAGCTGCCCTTTGTGAGGGTCGGGATCATTGCTGTGTTATCGGGGGTTCCGTTTCTAATCGTGGTAGCCATGGGGGATATGGGGTCGGCGATGGTTTGGTTACCCGTCACCGTCGTGATCATGTTTGCCAGTGGAATACCTTATCGTTATCTGCTGCTGATGATGATCGTCGGCTTTGGCTGTGTTGCCCTGGCATACTTTGTTGTTTTACCCAAGGCCTCCGAACGTGGCGCGGGGCGTATCGAACTCTATCTCGCCATGCTTGATGGCAGGGAGGTGGATATCAATGGCGATGCCTATGCTCCATATTGGGTATCGACCGCTATCGGCAAGGCCGGTTGGAAAGGCATAGGCTCGAATGCTTCCAGTGAGCGGGGCTCACTGCACGATAAAAAATACATCCCATGGAAAACCGCGCATAACGACTTTATTTTCGCCGTGATCGGTGAAGAGCAGGGATTCCGTGGCAGCCTGATGTTGCTGACCGGATACGCGATGCTGCTGATCCAGTGTCTGTTTATTGCCTTCTACAGCCGGGATAGTTCGGGCCGGATCATTGCCGCGGCCGTCGTGGCGCTTCTGTTTGCCCACATTTTCGAAAACATCGGCATGTGTGTGCTGATGACGCCTATTACCGGTATTCCTCTCCCCTTGGTGAGTTACTCCGGAACCTTTGTGCTGATGGTGATGTTTTTGTTAGGGCTGGTCCAGAGTGTCTGGATTCACCGCAATGCCGAACTAGGTGATGCTGTTGAGGCACCGGGCAGGTCGGTTAGAAAATTTTTATAA
- a CDS encoding ketoacyl-ACP synthase III, translated as MPVTIAGTGSYVPEKVLTNADLSKMVDTSDEWITTRTGIKERRIAADDEFTSDLGTKAAERALQQAGIAAEDVELIIVATITPDTPTPATACYVQTKLGAHSAVAFDISAACSGFLYAMKLAKRLISDGAYKNAVIIGAEKLSSVTNWEDRNTCVLFGDGAGAAVLRRSEEAEGHILATEMGTDGRHAKLLEIKGGGSACPITAANADEHLHTLTMQGREVFKLAVNAMRTAAETVIERAGLTPDDIKLVIPHQANLRIIDAIADRLAVPNEKVFVNLHKYGNTSAAAVAIALDEAHREGRFERGDHIILVAFGAGLTWAATAIKW; from the coding sequence ATCCCTGTCACCATCGCCGGCACCGGCAGTTACGTCCCAGAGAAAGTCCTGACCAATGCCGACCTTAGCAAAATGGTCGACACCAGCGACGAGTGGATCACCACCCGGACCGGCATCAAGGAACGCCGCATTGCCGCGGATGACGAGTTCACCTCCGACCTGGGAACCAAGGCGGCCGAGCGGGCCCTTCAACAAGCCGGCATTGCCGCCGAAGACGTTGAGCTCATCATCGTGGCCACCATTACACCAGACACGCCCACCCCGGCGACGGCGTGTTACGTGCAGACCAAACTCGGTGCCCATTCGGCGGTTGCCTTTGATATCTCGGCTGCCTGCTCCGGCTTCCTCTATGCCATGAAACTGGCCAAACGGCTCATCTCAGACGGCGCTTATAAAAACGCGGTCATTATTGGAGCTGAAAAACTTTCCTCGGTCACCAACTGGGAAGACCGTAATACCTGTGTCCTTTTTGGCGACGGAGCGGGTGCCGCCGTCCTGCGTAGATCCGAGGAAGCAGAAGGCCACATCCTTGCCACCGAAATGGGCACGGATGGCCGTCACGCCAAGCTGTTGGAAATCAAGGGCGGTGGATCGGCCTGCCCGATCACAGCGGCCAACGCCGATGAACATCTCCACACCCTTACCATGCAAGGGCGCGAGGTATTCAAGCTGGCCGTCAACGCCATGCGCACGGCTGCGGAAACCGTGATCGAACGTGCCGGACTCACCCCGGATGACATCAAGCTAGTCATACCACACCAGGCCAATCTCCGCATTATTGACGCCATTGCCGATCGCTTGGCCGTCCCTAACGAAAAGGTATTTGTCAACCTGCACAAATATGGCAACACCTCCGCCGCCGCGGTTGCGATCGCCCTGGATGAGGCACACCGTGAAGGTCGTTTTGAGCGGGGCGATCATATCATCCTCGTTGCCTTCGGCGCAGGTTTGACCTGGGCGGCCACTGCCATTAAATGGTGA
- a CDS encoding DUF177 domain-containing protein codes for MKKHLNIDLNTLPEEGKTFSGELDGSILTTRHGSAGEIKAVSPLVYDLYLQKFDNELLVRGNLSATFEFNCDRCLSPFDMTIEAVECSLCIEVGSSQIDLADALREEIVILFPDYPHCEDGDEPNTCNLDSRYLAMDKPLDDDVKTRPRDEAPTPWDALDAIKDDPSEGSE; via the coding sequence ATGAAAAAACACCTCAACATCGATCTCAACACCCTGCCTGAGGAAGGTAAAACCTTTTCCGGGGAGCTTGATGGCTCGATCCTGACCACCCGGCATGGCAGCGCAGGGGAAATCAAAGCCGTCAGCCCGCTGGTTTACGACCTCTACCTCCAGAAATTCGACAACGAACTGCTGGTCCGGGGAAACCTCTCAGCAACCTTTGAATTCAACTGCGACCGTTGCCTGTCGCCTTTTGACATGACCATCGAAGCCGTTGAATGCAGCCTGTGCATCGAGGTCGGCTCGTCACAAATCGATCTCGCCGATGCCCTCAGGGAGGAAATCGTCATCCTCTTCCCTGACTACCCCCATTGCGAAGACGGCGATGAACCCAATACATGTAATTTAGATTCTCGCTATTTAGCGATGGACAAACCCCTGGATGATGATGTAAAGACCCGTCCCCGCGACGAGGCACCCACCCCATGGGATGCTCTCGACGCAATCAAGGATGATCCATCCGAAGGCTCCGAATAG
- a CDS encoding OmpH family outer membrane protein has product MRKLKIFYTSLMMMAGMAAVVSAELPKMATVDMQKLFKEYHRTIASQKRFNTEYARIQKGINERGEAMNRMRQMLNGLAEQINSGKLTDEEKSNKESEGKLLAQELKMMSAEVKRYSDQEKSKVAQLKAASMQGIMQEIRQKVIDHAKELGYDYVFDKSGKNTNQVSFFIYLKDAKDITANMLKELNKFAPGADGH; this is encoded by the coding sequence ATGAGAAAGCTGAAAATATTTTATACAAGCCTGATGATGATGGCCGGAATGGCTGCAGTGGTGTCTGCCGAGCTCCCCAAAATGGCCACTGTGGACATGCAGAAGCTTTTCAAGGAATACCACCGGACCATCGCCTCCCAGAAACGCTTCAATACCGAATATGCACGTATTCAGAAGGGGATCAATGAACGTGGAGAGGCAATGAACCGGATGCGCCAGATGCTCAATGGTCTGGCCGAGCAGATCAATAGCGGTAAGCTCACTGATGAGGAAAAAAGCAACAAGGAGAGCGAGGGGAAATTACTGGCGCAGGAACTCAAGATGATGAGTGCAGAGGTGAAGCGCTATTCAGACCAGGAAAAGAGCAAGGTGGCCCAACTCAAGGCCGCCAGCATGCAGGGGATTATGCAGGAGATTCGACAGAAGGTCATCGACCACGCCAAGGAGCTGGGGTATGATTATGTCTTTGATAAATCGGGCAAAAACACCAACCAGGTATCATTCTTTATCTACCTAAAGGACGCCAAGGACATCACGGCGAACATGCTCAAGGAGTTGAATAAATTTGCGCCTGGTGCCGATGGCCACTAG
- the rpmF gene encoding 50S ribosomal protein L32, whose translation MAVPKRRTSKMKQKMRRGANRWRTPKLKTCPECESRVPSHIACPHCGTYRERQVLEVDAI comes from the coding sequence ATGGCTGTACCTAAGCGCAGAACATCCAAGATGAAGCAAAAGATGCGTCGCGGCGCGAACCGCTGGCGCACCCCCAAGCTCAAGACCTGTCCCGAGTGTGAAAGCCGCGTGCCTTCCCACATCGCATGCCCACACTGTGGAACCTACCGTGAGCGTCAGGTTCTCGAGGTGGACGCCATCTAA
- the plsX gene encoding phosphate acyltransferase PlsX, with protein MKIALDAMGGDRAPTVNIVGARNALKLYPDIKRIFLVGDAAVLEQEVKEHKLTDPRAVIVHAPDVVAMHESGAKALRRKKNSSIAVATDLVKSGDADAVVSAGNTGAAVASATVKLRTLKGVERAGIASAIPNEYGICQLLDAGANPEAKPQHLVTYAVMGAVYANRVLGVNRPKVGLMSNGEEDEKGTTFTKETFALLKHLESTGRAPFDFLGNVEGHDLFESEIDVVLCDGFTGNIILKACEATAKAMSKWLKIEFKRSPFRIMGAAIARGAFKAVKKKSSYEYVGGSPLLGVNGVCIIAHGGSSALAIQNAIRVARETVSLEVNPHIEDMLLEVNRPSASNA; from the coding sequence ATGAAAATCGCACTTGATGCCATGGGCGGCGACCGTGCCCCTACAGTCAACATTGTGGGAGCACGCAATGCCCTGAAGCTTTATCCGGATATCAAACGCATCTTCCTCGTCGGTGACGCAGCTGTGCTCGAGCAGGAAGTCAAGGAGCACAAGCTCACCGATCCCCGTGCAGTAATTGTCCATGCACCCGATGTGGTGGCCATGCACGAGTCCGGCGCCAAGGCTCTGCGCAGGAAAAAAAACTCATCCATCGCGGTAGCCACAGATCTGGTGAAATCCGGTGATGCCGACGCCGTGGTCAGTGCGGGGAATACGGGGGCTGCGGTCGCTTCAGCGACCGTCAAGTTACGCACTTTGAAAGGGGTCGAACGGGCAGGTATCGCCTCGGCCATCCCGAACGAATACGGAATCTGCCAGCTTCTAGACGCCGGAGCCAACCCGGAGGCCAAACCGCAGCACCTCGTCACCTACGCAGTGATGGGCGCCGTATATGCCAACCGCGTCCTTGGCGTCAATCGCCCCAAGGTCGGCCTGATGTCCAATGGCGAAGAGGATGAAAAAGGGACTACCTTCACCAAAGAAACATTTGCCCTGCTCAAACACCTCGAATCGACTGGTCGGGCCCCCTTTGACTTCCTCGGCAACGTGGAGGGCCATGACTTGTTTGAAAGCGAGATCGACGTTGTGCTCTGTGACGGATTCACCGGAAACATCATCCTCAAAGCGTGTGAAGCCACGGCCAAAGCCATGTCCAAATGGTTGAAAATCGAATTCAAACGCAGTCCGTTCCGTATCATGGGTGCAGCGATTGCCAGAGGGGCATTCAAAGCGGTTAAAAAGAAGAGCAGCTACGAATACGTGGGCGGCTCTCCGCTTCTCGGTGTCAACGGTGTTTGTATCATCGCCCATGGAGGCTCATCAGCCCTGGCGATCCAGAACGCGATCCGCGTGGCACGCGAAACAGTCAGCCTCGAGGTGAACCCACACATTGAAGACATGCTGCTTGAGGTCAATCGCCCTTCGGCGTCCAATGCCTGA